In Pseudomonas sp. MTM4, one genomic interval encodes:
- a CDS encoding pyruvate, water dikinase regulatory protein produces MKRTAFFISDGTGITAETLGQSLLAQFENISFTKLTRPYIDTADKARLMVQQINKAAESDGARPIIFDTLVNQEIRDILAESNGFMIDIFSSFLAPLEHELMSRSSYSVGKSHSISHNANYMERIDAVNFALDNDDGARTHYYDKADLILVGVSRCGKTPTCLYMAMQYGIRAANYPLTEDDMERLQLPTALKTHRDKLFGLTIDPDRLTAIRNERKPNSRYASFAQCEFEVREVENLFRRENINYINSTHFSVEEISAKILVEKGVERRLK; encoded by the coding sequence ATGAAACGAACTGCATTCTTCATATCCGACGGTACCGGCATCACGGCCGAAACACTTGGCCAGAGCCTGCTGGCACAGTTCGAAAACATCAGCTTCACCAAGCTGACTCGGCCATACATAGATACCGCCGACAAAGCGCGGCTGATGGTACAGCAAATCAATAAAGCGGCGGAAAGCGACGGCGCGCGCCCGATCATATTCGATACGCTGGTGAACCAGGAGATTCGCGACATCCTGGCCGAGTCCAATGGCTTCATGATCGACATCTTTTCGTCTTTCCTTGCTCCGCTGGAACATGAACTGATGTCACGTTCTTCCTATTCGGTCGGCAAATCCCATTCGATCAGCCATAACGCCAACTACATGGAGCGAATCGACGCGGTCAATTTCGCTCTGGATAACGATGACGGCGCCCGTACCCATTACTACGACAAAGCGGACCTGATTCTGGTTGGCGTCTCTCGGTGTGGCAAAACCCCGACCTGCCTGTATATGGCAATGCAGTACGGCATCCGGGCAGCCAACTACCCGCTGACCGAAGACGACATGGAGCGCCTGCAACTACCGACCGCTTTGAAAACTCACCGGGACAAGCTTTTCGGCCTGACCATCGACCCGGACCGCCTCACCGCCATTCGCAACGAACGCAAACCCAACAGCCGCTATGCGAGTTTCGCTCAGTGCGAATTCGAAGTACGCGAGGTGGAAAACCTGTTCCGCCGCGAGAACATCAATTACATCAATTCCACGCATTTCTCCGTTGAAGAAATATCCGCCAAGATCCTGGTGGAAAAAGGCGTCGAGCGCAGACTGAAATAA